A part of Streptomyces sp. NBC_01235 genomic DNA contains:
- a CDS encoding ferredoxin codes for MKVVVDMNKCQDHGQCVFAAPDVFSLDADGRLAYAPDPDDALRDEVEEAADVCPLQAIRIED; via the coding sequence ATGAAGGTCGTCGTCGACATGAACAAGTGCCAGGACCACGGCCAGTGCGTCTTCGCGGCCCCGGACGTCTTCTCGCTGGACGCCGACGGTCGCCTGGCCTACGCCCCCGACCCCGACGACGCGCTGCGCGACGAGGTCGAGGAGGCCGCGGACGTGTGTCCGCTCCAGGCCATCCGGATCGAGGACTGA
- a CDS encoding acetoacetate decarboxylase family protein, producing MTRVRGYFHPKTASGGSSLVPAPPWRYSGDLLTVEYRTDPSRVRELLPEPLELADEDPGAVALIWADWQSCSAAGAELLDPVLAQYKEAFAVVRCRYRGQTYSRCVYIWVDKDFAIARGLHQGYPKKLGSIHQTRPHPYGPAPRIEAGARFGATLAAADRRLAQTVVTLREPSETNGFVNGHAMAHHRWLPSIEKGKGLALDELIESGAASFEGGQPWVGDAELELFEAPTEELARLEIREPIAAYYRQVGVVWDGGRLLEVGTSKASAE from the coding sequence GTGACCAGAGTCCGCGGTTACTTCCATCCCAAGACGGCGAGCGGTGGCTCGTCGCTCGTCCCCGCCCCGCCCTGGCGCTACTCCGGCGATCTGCTCACCGTCGAGTACCGCACGGATCCCTCGCGGGTGCGTGAACTGCTGCCCGAGCCACTGGAGTTGGCCGACGAGGATCCTGGCGCGGTGGCGCTGATCTGGGCCGACTGGCAGTCGTGCTCGGCGGCGGGGGCGGAGCTGCTCGATCCTGTGCTGGCGCAGTACAAGGAGGCGTTCGCGGTCGTCCGCTGCAGGTACCGGGGGCAGACCTACTCGCGGTGTGTGTACATCTGGGTCGACAAGGACTTCGCCATCGCGCGGGGGCTGCACCAGGGGTATCCGAAGAAGCTGGGCTCGATCCACCAGACCCGCCCGCACCCGTACGGACCCGCCCCGCGCATCGAGGCGGGCGCCCGCTTCGGGGCCACCCTCGCCGCCGCGGACCGGCGCCTGGCCCAGACCGTTGTCACCCTGCGCGAGCCGTCCGAGACGAACGGGTTCGTCAATGGGCATGCCATGGCTCATCACCGGTGGCTGCCTTCGATCGAGAAGGGGAAGGGGCTTGCGCTGGATGAGCTGATCGAGTCGGGAGCGGCTTCTTTCGAGGGCGGGCAACCGTGGGTCGGTGACGCCGAGTTGGAGCTTTTCGAGGCGCCGACCGAGGAGTTGGCCCGGTTGGAGATTCGTGAGCCCATTGCCGCGTATTACCGGCAGGTGGGGGTTGTCTGGGATGGGGGGCGGCTGTTGGAGGTGGGGACTTCAAAAGCGTCTGCCGAGTGA
- a CDS encoding NAD(P)/FAD-dependent oxidoreductase codes for MTGTATGRIVVAGASMGGLRAAEQLRAAGWTGAVTVVGDEPHMPYNRPPLSKEVLAGKAPFESLAFTPKAAAADVEWRLGTKVVAARLDRRTATLDDGSSLPYDGLVVATGMRPRRLRCPGPLTGRHTVRTLADAQGLRRELTRPGVRVVVVGAGFIGCEVAATAVGLGVTEVTVVDPLPLPMVGPLGELLARALLKRHEERGVRFALGVGVSGFEGDGGGQGVGGADGGRVTGVRLADGRVLPADVVVESVGSVANVEWLDGNELDLTDGVLTDEHLRVGGRPEVVAVGDVARFPNARYDGVPRRVEHWSIPTDTAKHAAKALVAHLSGTEGESTPFAPLPTFWSDQHEFRLQSFGAPVLGRDDVRVLDGDPDGDVLVGYHVDGRLVGVVALGGHTTAMGAARYRAQLLKQPALTS; via the coding sequence ATGACCGGAACCGCCACCGGACGCATCGTCGTCGCGGGCGCCTCGATGGGCGGTCTGCGCGCCGCCGAACAACTCCGCGCGGCGGGCTGGACCGGCGCCGTCACGGTCGTCGGGGACGAACCCCACATGCCCTACAACCGGCCGCCCCTGTCCAAGGAGGTGCTGGCCGGGAAGGCGCCGTTCGAGTCGCTGGCCTTCACCCCGAAGGCGGCCGCCGCCGACGTGGAGTGGAGGCTCGGCACGAAGGTGGTCGCGGCCCGCCTCGACCGGCGGACCGCCACACTCGACGACGGTTCGTCGCTGCCCTACGACGGGCTGGTCGTCGCCACCGGGATGCGGCCCCGGCGGCTGCGCTGTCCGGGCCCGCTCACCGGCCGCCACACCGTCCGCACGCTCGCCGACGCCCAGGGGCTGCGCCGGGAACTGACCCGGCCCGGTGTCCGTGTGGTCGTGGTCGGGGCCGGTTTCATCGGCTGCGAGGTCGCCGCGACGGCCGTCGGCCTGGGCGTCACCGAGGTGACGGTCGTCGATCCGCTGCCGTTGCCCATGGTGGGCCCGCTGGGCGAACTGCTCGCCCGTGCTCTGCTGAAGCGACACGAGGAGCGCGGAGTGCGCTTCGCGCTCGGCGTCGGCGTGAGCGGCTTCGAGGGCGACGGCGGGGGTCAGGGTGTCGGCGGTGCGGACGGGGGCCGGGTCACCGGTGTGCGCCTGGCCGACGGTCGCGTGCTGCCCGCCGACGTCGTGGTCGAGTCGGTCGGCTCGGTCGCCAACGTCGAGTGGCTGGACGGCAACGAGCTCGACCTCACCGACGGTGTGCTCACCGACGAACACCTGCGGGTCGGGGGACGTCCTGAGGTGGTCGCGGTCGGCGACGTGGCCCGATTCCCCAACGCCCGCTACGACGGCGTACCCCGCAGGGTCGAGCACTGGTCCATCCCCACCGACACCGCCAAGCACGCGGCGAAGGCCCTCGTCGCCCATCTCAGCGGCACCGAAGGGGAGTCGACTCCGTTCGCCCCGCTGCCCACGTTCTGGAGCGACCAGCACGAGTTCCGGTTGCAGTCCTTCGGGGCGCCGGTGCTCGGCCGGGACGACGTCCGTGTCCTGGACGGCGACCCGGACGGGGACGTCCTCGTCGGCTACCACGTCGACGGCCGGCTGGTCGGTGTCGTCGCGCTCGGCGGCCACACCACCGCCATGGGCGCCGCCCGTTACCGCGCCCAGCTGCTGAAGCAGCCCGCTCTCACTTCGTAA
- a CDS encoding aldehyde dehydrogenase: protein MSHTISVGGVAVDTRHWIGGRRVASVETFADHSPIDGAVLGEIARGGPAEAEAAVAAARAAFPGWAATSRAERARVLHAIADGVEKRLEELAIVETIDNGALLRSHRRGVMPRVAHNFRFFADWLLSLGHEDFETRGHTNHVSWDPAGPCVLITPWNAPLMLATWKVAPALAAGNTVVLKPAEWSPLTASLLADIAAEAGLPAGVLNVVQGYGSEIGDALTSHPDVRRVSFTGSVPTARRISASAATNLTPLSLELGGKSPLLVFADADLDLAVDLAVEQYDNAGQVCLAATRILVEESVAEEFTRRFVAKASRLTQGDPREEATDLGPNIHPRQLEKIDGFVRRAVEAGARTLLGGHRGDGQYYAPTLLTDVAQDSEIVQEEVFGPVLTLQTFADEDQAVRLANDTRFGLAATVATGDRERAERVTGRLVAGTVWVNCFFVRDLQAPFGGSRRSGVGREGGTWSFDFYCDLKNTVTAPTGWTDHG from the coding sequence ATGTCCCACACCATCAGCGTCGGCGGTGTTGCCGTCGACACCCGGCACTGGATCGGCGGTCGGCGCGTCGCCTCCGTCGAGACATTCGCCGACCACTCGCCCATCGACGGCGCCGTCCTCGGGGAGATCGCCCGTGGTGGGCCCGCCGAGGCAGAGGCCGCTGTCGCCGCTGCCAGGGCGGCGTTTCCCGGATGGGCCGCCACCTCCCGTGCCGAACGCGCCCGCGTGCTGCACGCCATCGCCGACGGTGTCGAGAAGCGGCTCGAAGAGCTCGCCATCGTCGAGACCATCGACAACGGTGCCCTGCTGCGGTCCCATCGGCGGGGTGTCATGCCCCGCGTCGCGCACAACTTCCGTTTCTTCGCGGACTGGTTGCTTTCCCTCGGTCACGAGGACTTCGAGACGCGCGGGCACACCAACCACGTCAGCTGGGATCCGGCCGGACCCTGCGTGTTGATCACCCCGTGGAACGCCCCTCTCATGCTGGCCACCTGGAAGGTCGCCCCGGCGCTCGCCGCCGGGAACACCGTGGTCCTCAAGCCCGCCGAGTGGTCCCCGCTGACCGCATCCCTGCTCGCCGACATCGCCGCCGAGGCCGGGCTGCCCGCCGGAGTGCTCAACGTCGTCCAGGGGTACGGCTCGGAGATCGGCGACGCCCTCACCTCGCACCCGGACGTGCGTCGCGTCAGTTTCACCGGATCGGTGCCGACGGCCAGGCGGATCTCCGCGTCGGCCGCCACCAACCTCACCCCGTTGAGCCTCGAACTCGGCGGCAAGTCACCCCTGTTGGTGTTCGCGGACGCGGATCTCGACCTTGCCGTCGACCTCGCGGTGGAGCAGTACGACAACGCCGGGCAGGTCTGTCTCGCCGCGACCCGGATCCTCGTCGAGGAGTCCGTCGCCGAGGAGTTCACCCGGCGCTTCGTGGCGAAGGCCTCCCGGCTCACCCAGGGCGATCCGCGGGAGGAGGCCACCGACCTCGGGCCCAACATCCATCCCCGTCAGCTGGAGAAGATCGACGGGTTCGTGCGGCGGGCGGTCGAGGCGGGTGCCCGCACCCTGCTCGGCGGGCACCGGGGGGACGGCCAGTACTACGCGCCGACCCTCCTCACCGACGTCGCCCAGGACTCGGAGATCGTGCAGGAGGAGGTCTTCGGGCCGGTGCTGACCCTCCAGACCTTCGCCGACGAGGACCAGGCCGTCCGGCTCGCCAACGACACCCGCTTCGGGCTCGCCGCCACCGTCGCCACCGGCGACCGCGAGCGCGCCGAACGCGTCACCGGCCGGCTCGTCGCCGGCACGGTCTGGGTCAACTGCTTCTTCGTCCGCGACCTCCAGGCGCCCTTCGGCGGCTCCCGCCGGTCCGGCGTGGGGCGCGAGGGCGGCACCTGGAGCTTCGACTTCTACTGCGACCTGAAGAACACCGTGACCGCGCCGACCGGATGGACCGACCATGGGTGA